The Streptococcus pluranimalium genome contains a region encoding:
- a CDS encoding methyltransferase domain-containing protein — MSRALQSSAHLFTCPVCQDTLEAVDKRFVCPQNHSFDMAKQGYINLLLNGKKDKHYDKASFERRHQILEAGFYDHILKAIEELVLDDGAEKVILDVACGEGYYARQLAQKGKNRVLAFDLSKDSITLAAKKDISKNAAWFVGDLAKLPLADQSVDVILDIYSPANYQEFKRVLKPGGKLIKVVTASEHVAELRQAAKEQLSKESYSNQKILDHFGQAFPVFDISHTSQTSPATQEQLLDFAQMTPLFFHVDLNQIDWQSLTEITIAADILVAKLED, encoded by the coding sequence ATGTCACGCGCCCTTCAGTCATCTGCTCATCTCTTTACCTGCCCTGTCTGCCAAGATACCCTTGAAGCCGTCGATAAACGCTTTGTTTGTCCTCAAAATCATTCCTTTGATATGGCAAAACAAGGTTATATCAATCTTTTGCTCAATGGCAAAAAAGACAAGCACTACGATAAGGCTTCCTTTGAGCGTCGTCACCAGATTTTAGAGGCTGGTTTTTATGACCATATTTTAAAGGCGATTGAAGAACTGGTTCTTGATGATGGGGCTGAAAAAGTTATCCTCGATGTGGCTTGCGGAGAGGGATACTACGCTCGTCAGCTTGCCCAAAAGGGCAAGAACCGTGTGTTAGCTTTTGATTTATCTAAGGATTCCATTACCCTAGCTGCTAAAAAGGATATTTCTAAAAACGCGGCATGGTTTGTGGGAGATTTGGCCAAATTACCTCTAGCTGACCAATCTGTCGATGTCATCCTAGACATCTACTCACCTGCCAATTATCAAGAATTCAAACGAGTACTGAAACCCGGAGGAAAACTCATCAAGGTCGTTACCGCTAGCGAACACGTGGCTGAATTACGCCAGGCAGCTAAAGAACAACTCAGCAAAGAAAGTTACTCCAATCAAAAAATACTTGACCATTTTGGCCAAGCATTTCCAGTATTTGACATCAGTCACACTAGCCAAACCTCACCAGCAACACAGGAACAGCTACTCGATTTCGCTCAGATGACGCCACTCTTTTTCCATGTTGATTTGAACCAAATCGACTGGCAAAGTCTAACAGAGATCACCATTGCAGCAGATATCTTAGTTGCAAAACTAGAAGATTAA
- a CDS encoding TetR/AcrR family transcriptional regulator, with the protein MDKRVIKTKKAIKDAFVRLRQDKPIEKIYVENLCREALINKSTFYRYYTDIYDLVEQLQEEALEPIRQFLLENPVKEEDMETFVDDIEVTISQVYGHNKALFSNQDETLEKTFQLYQETISENVSEEARLRLSFAVGGAYTILKNNQYTLNKDQKDTLYALFKRIFAD; encoded by the coding sequence ATGGATAAGCGAGTTATCAAAACAAAAAAGGCTATCAAAGATGCCTTTGTTAGGCTACGACAAGATAAGCCGATTGAAAAAATTTATGTGGAAAACTTGTGTCGCGAGGCGCTGATTAACAAGTCTACCTTTTACCGTTATTACACCGATATTTATGATCTTGTTGAACAATTACAAGAGGAGGCTTTAGAGCCTATTCGTCAGTTTCTTTTGGAAAATCCTGTCAAAGAAGAGGATATGGAGACCTTTGTTGATGATATTGAGGTAACGATTAGTCAGGTCTATGGTCATAATAAGGCTCTCTTTAGCAATCAGGATGAGACCTTAGAAAAAACCTTTCAACTCTATCAAGAAACCATCTCAGAAAACGTTTCAGAAGAGGCTCGGTTGAGGCTATCCTTTGCAGTTGGTGGCGCCTACACCATTTTAAAAAATAATCAATACACCTTGAACAAAGACCAAAAAGATACCCTGTATGCCCTTTTTAAGAGGATATTTGCAGATTAA
- a CDS encoding YhgE/Pip domain-containing protein, translating to MTFKKIILNKLTLIAMVVAVIYQIAMIGIYIGGYKYTADRPEKNKIIYVNQDGDQGKAIVKSMKDSLNFASQDESNLKNAKAILRNHDAALVINIPENYTEDMAQGKAVKLNYFYNSAGDTISKQTGTTVANKLTSKLNLAVSSKKMQAVLVKSMMEVTKPQIEADIKKAVGTDPTKLETIQKTVTAKYQEQFTQAAKNAVDLNSVTENSKDVNPKPTSKMNLIMTPMIAPVSSYIGAMISSIILYSFVFKQTIRSKVSRKWLGWLALEVDYLLISFAVGGAGAAMLSWINHFNQETTIKLFGILTLNTFVSFQLILAIYMVLGAVAFLVTLPLTLAQVVTAGTMIPEYLMAPALKAIRPYLPVSSSWQLIQDTIFKTSTNSNPLMQLLMLAGVSMLITLIILPIRYRKNAAPGPDIDILSLL from the coding sequence ATGACTTTTAAAAAAATTATTTTAAACAAACTGACACTCATCGCAATGGTCGTTGCTGTGATTTATCAAATTGCCATGATTGGCATTTACATCGGGGGCTATAAATACACTGCTGACCGTCCCGAAAAAAACAAGATTATCTACGTCAATCAAGACGGTGATCAAGGCAAAGCTATTGTCAAATCAATGAAAGATTCCCTAAATTTTGCAAGCCAAGACGAAAGTAACCTAAAGAATGCTAAAGCAATCCTTCGCAACCATGATGCAGCTTTGGTCATCAATATCCCTGAAAATTACACCGAAGACATGGCTCAAGGTAAGGCTGTCAAACTCAATTACTTCTATAACAGTGCCGGTGATACCATCAGTAAACAAACGGGAACAACTGTCGCAAACAAATTAACAAGTAAACTTAACTTAGCCGTTTCTAGTAAAAAAATGCAGGCCGTCCTTGTTAAATCAATGATGGAAGTGACTAAACCTCAAATCGAAGCTGACATCAAAAAAGCCGTCGGTACAGACCCAACCAAACTCGAAACTATCCAAAAAACCGTGACAGCTAAGTACCAAGAACAATTCACACAAGCTGCTAAAAATGCCGTTGACCTCAATAGCGTTACTGAAAACAGCAAGGACGTCAATCCCAAACCAACCTCTAAAATGAACCTCATCATGACGCCAATGATTGCCCCTGTCTCAAGTTACATCGGTGCCATGATTTCATCCATCATCCTCTATAGTTTTGTCTTTAAACAGACCATCCGTTCTAAGGTATCTCGCAAATGGCTTGGTTGGCTTGCCCTTGAAGTTGATTACCTACTGATTTCATTTGCCGTCGGCGGTGCTGGAGCCGCAATGCTCTCTTGGATTAATCATTTTAATCAAGAAACCACAATCAAGCTCTTTGGTATTTTAACGCTCAACACCTTTGTCAGCTTCCAGTTGATTCTAGCCATTTATATGGTCCTTGGAGCAGTTGCCTTCCTTGTGACCTTACCATTAACATTGGCGCAAGTGGTGACGGCAGGAACTATGATTCCAGAATACCTCATGGCACCAGCTCTCAAAGCTATCCGCCCATATCTCCCAGTATCATCATCTTGGCAATTGATTCAAGATACCATTTTTAAAACAAGCACAAACAGTAATCCTCTCATGCAGTTGCTGATGCTTGCCGGTGTATCAATGCTGATAACCCTAATCATTTTACCTATCCGTTACCGTAAAAATGCAGCACCAGGACCTGATATCGATATCTTATCTTTATTATAG